One window from the genome of Pseudobdellovibrionaceae bacterium encodes:
- a CDS encoding Hsp20/alpha crystallin family protein gives MKWVVPYNSSLGHRALFDDFDRLVNSFLTPLDAQTVNFKPACDIDETADHYLASFDLPGVKKEDISIEIKDGYLTVTGERHRETKDTKAQHYERSYGKFQRRFSLPEKIDPKQIEAAFEDGVLQLLIPKTKEAEGHKIEIKSKASGGLLDKILNVKSSKEE, from the coding sequence ATGAAATGGGTAGTCCCTTATAATTCATCTTTAGGTCATAGAGCACTTTTTGATGATTTTGATCGTTTAGTAAATTCATTTTTAACACCACTGGATGCGCAGACTGTAAACTTTAAACCAGCTTGCGATATCGACGAAACTGCAGACCACTATTTGGCTAGTTTTGATCTCCCAGGTGTAAAAAAAGAAGATATAAGTATAGAAATTAAAGACGGGTATCTCACAGTTACAGGTGAAAGACACCGAGAAACTAAAGACACAAAGGCTCAGCACTATGAGCGAAGCTATGGTAAGTTTCAAAGACGTTTTTCTTTGCCTGAAAAGATTGACCCTAAGCAAATTGAAGCTGCTTTTGAAGATGGTGTGCTTCAACTTCTCATCCCCAAAACCAAAGAAGCTGAAGGACATAAAATTGAAATTAAGTCTAAAGCTTCTGGAGGTCTTCTAGACAAGATTTTAAATGTAAAATCGAGTAAAGAAGAATAA
- a CDS encoding bifunctional 2-methylcitrate synthase/citrate synthase, producing the protein MNVKPGLEGVVVDKTSISKVMPEINSLVYRGYKVQDLAENCNFEEVAYLLWNDDLPSAAQLKEFSDKEKSYRELPANVVESLRQISTKCHPMDFVRTGVSLLGCEDERVWDDSKETNYDKALSLLAKIPTIIAYGYRFKQGKELIPPAKDLSISENFFKMCFGEVPAKEIVKAFDVSLILYAEHSFNASTFAARVITSTTSDLYSAVTGAIGALKGPLHGGANEQVMYLLKEVGEPTKAKEWMHQALKEKRKVMGFGHRVYKNGDSRVPTMKKYMTLMAKFTGAEKWLEISNELEAVMVAEKNIHPNLDFPAGPAYYMMGFEIEMFTPIFVMSRITGWSAHIMEQAANNRIIRPLSEYTGYGERAVPTK; encoded by the coding sequence ATGAACGTAAAACCAGGGTTAGAGGGAGTGGTTGTTGATAAGACATCAATTTCTAAAGTGATGCCAGAGATCAACTCCTTAGTGTATAGAGGCTATAAGGTTCAAGACCTAGCTGAAAACTGCAACTTTGAAGAAGTAGCTTATTTGTTGTGGAATGATGATCTGCCGAGTGCGGCTCAGTTAAAAGAATTTTCTGATAAAGAAAAAAGCTACAGAGAGTTACCTGCAAATGTTGTGGAGTCATTAAGACAGATCAGCACCAAGTGCCACCCTATGGATTTTGTAAGAACGGGTGTCAGTTTACTGGGTTGTGAAGATGAGAGAGTTTGGGATGACTCTAAAGAGACTAACTATGACAAGGCTCTATCGCTTCTTGCTAAAATCCCTACGATCATTGCTTATGGTTACAGATTCAAACAAGGCAAAGAGTTGATTCCACCTGCAAAAGATCTTTCGATTTCTGAAAACTTCTTTAAAATGTGTTTTGGTGAAGTGCCAGCTAAAGAAATTGTGAAGGCTTTTGATGTGTCTTTGATTCTTTATGCTGAACATAGCTTTAATGCTTCTACGTTTGCAGCTCGTGTGATCACGTCTACAACCTCTGATCTTTACAGTGCGGTCACGGGTGCTATTGGTGCTTTAAAAGGACCTTTGCATGGTGGAGCCAATGAACAAGTGATGTATCTTTTAAAAGAAGTGGGCGAGCCCACAAAAGCTAAAGAGTGGATGCACCAAGCTTTAAAAGAAAAGCGTAAAGTGATGGGCTTTGGCCACAGAGTTTATAAAAACGGTGACTCCAGAGTTCCAACCATGAAAAAGTATATGACTTTAATGGCGAAGTTCACAGGTGCAGAAAAGTGGTTAGAAATTTCTAATGAACTGGAAGCTGTGATGGTAGCAGAAAAGAATATTCACCCTAACTTGGATTTCCCTGCGGGTCCTGCTTACTACATGATGGGTTTTGAAATTGAAATGTTCACACCTATTTTTGTTATGAGCCGTATCACAGGCTGGTCGGCCCATATTATGGAACAAGCGGCAAACAACAGAATCATCAGACCGTTGAGTGAGTACACGGGCTATGGAGAAAGAGCTGTTCCTACTAAATAA
- a CDS encoding heme ABC transporter ATP-binding protein, which translates to MILKVDIPEYQIQGKTLLSQVRFSLSPNELIVIVGRNGAGKSTLLKHISTEISNPKSYIEIFGKNISEYKIKALAQRRAVLPQSTTLNFAYEVLEVVLLGRIPHQQRQTESTLDIEIAERCLADVGLKGYERRNYLTLSGGEQQRVHFARVLAQLTHVKHSRLLLLDEPTSSLDISHQHHSLKLVKNLTQHNLSCIAILHDLNLTSQYADKVLILDQGKVLAFGPPTTVLTSEILTKAFNYPIQTMSHPHSDRPLILT; encoded by the coding sequence ATGATACTTAAAGTGGATATTCCCGAATATCAAATCCAAGGCAAAACCCTACTGTCTCAAGTGCGTTTTAGCCTGAGTCCAAATGAACTGATCGTCATCGTAGGTCGTAATGGCGCGGGGAAAAGCACACTCCTTAAACACATCTCAACGGAAATTTCTAATCCTAAATCTTACATAGAAATCTTTGGTAAAAATATTTCCGAATATAAAATCAAAGCACTGGCTCAGCGACGTGCCGTTTTGCCACAAAGTACAACTCTGAATTTTGCTTATGAGGTTTTAGAAGTGGTCTTATTAGGGAGAATCCCTCACCAACAAAGGCAAACCGAAAGCACACTGGACATTGAAATTGCAGAGCGTTGCTTGGCGGACGTGGGCCTTAAAGGCTATGAAAGAAGAAATTATTTGACTCTGTCTGGGGGCGAACAGCAACGCGTCCATTTTGCCCGCGTTCTTGCGCAGCTTACTCATGTCAAACATTCAAGGCTCTTACTTTTGGATGAACCCACAAGCAGCTTAGACATCTCACACCAGCACCACAGTTTGAAACTCGTCAAAAACCTCACACAACACAACTTATCCTGCATTGCCATTTTGCACGATCTCAATCTGACATCCCAGTATGCTGATAAAGTTTTAATTTTAGATCAAGGCAAAGTTCTGGCTTTTGGTCCTCCCACTACAGTCTTAACTTCTGAGATTTTAACTAAGGCCTTCAATTATCCTATCCAGACAATGTCCCACCCTCATTCAGATCGGCCACTCATACTCACATAA